In the Nerophis ophidion isolate RoL-2023_Sa linkage group LG19, RoL_Noph_v1.0, whole genome shotgun sequence genome, one interval contains:
- the LOC133537742 gene encoding ribosyldihydronicotinamide dehydrogenase [quinone]-like, with the protein MRLFGIKLPPSLFLNSPQPQHCCVFCVLTSEMASKVLIVYAHQSPGSFNCAAKDVAEKTLAAQGCTVQVSDLYAMKFKATATAEDINGEVQNLEHFCYAEETKVAWEEGRLSDDLVEEQRKLTEADLVIFQFPMYWFSLPAILKGWMDRVLTLGYAYSDDKRYSQGLFKTKKVMLSFTTGSHESMFSADGINGDMNVTLWPLQNGILHYCGFQVLAPQIFWAPSRVSQDERVAMLEAWRARLEGLWDEAPLAFTPMDCFDGDKGFQLKPEVQEKHACQEFGLTVGTHLGKRVPPNQMRAGV; encoded by the exons TTGGTATAAAGTTACCTCCCAGTTTGTTCCTCAACTCACCTCAGCCCCAACATTGTTGTGTATTTTGTGTGCTGACTTCAGAAATGG CATCAAAGGTGCTCATCGTGTACGCCCACCAGAGCCCTGGCTCCTTCAATTGTGCGGCCAAAGATGTCGCCGAGAAGACTTTGGCCGCTCAGGGCTGCACGGTGCAAGTGTCTGATCTTTATGCCATGAAGTTTAAAGCCACTGCAACAGCTGAGGACATCAATG GTGAGGTCCAGAATCTTGAACACTTCTGTTATGCTGAGGAGACCAAAGTGGCGTGGGAGGAAGGAAGACTGTCGGATGACCTTGTAGAGGAGCAACGCAAACTCACTGAGGCTGATCTCGTCATCTTTCAG TTCCCCATGTACTGGTTCAGCCTTCCTGCTATCCTGAAGGGCTGGATGGACCGTGTGCTCACGCTTGGATACGCCTACTCTGATGACAAGCGATACAGCCAGGGACTCTTCAAG ACCAAGAAGGTTATGCTGTCTTTCACCACTGGCTCCCATGAGTCCATGTTCAGTGCTGATGGCATCAATGGAGACATGAACGTCACCCTCTGGCCACTTCAG AATGGCATCCTGCACTACTGCGGATTCCAAGTGCTGGCCCCTCAGATCTTCTGGGCTCCGTCTCGGGTCTCCCAGGACGAGCGTGTCGCCATGCTGGAGGCGTGGCGTGCACGACTTGAAGGTCTCTGGGATGAGGCCCCGCTAGCCTTTACTCCCATGGACTGTTTTGATGGCGACAAGGGCTTCCAGCTGAAGCCTGAGGTCCAGGAGAAACATGCATGCCAGGAGTTTGGCCTCACTGTAGGAACCCACCTGGGGAAACGTGTGCCACCCAACCAGATGAGGGCTGGAGTTTGA